In Brachypodium distachyon strain Bd21 chromosome 2, Brachypodium_distachyon_v3.0, whole genome shotgun sequence, one genomic interval encodes:
- the LOC100845174 gene encoding WEB family protein At2g38370 has translation MPMAEVAPPHAAAGGDEALAAMRGRGEVDTSSPFVSVRQAVDRFGGGAVSPWRQPPQPSPPLQLRPEEVELMKVEEETVKIEMGLFVKESETFKVLKELQSTKQVIDDLKLQLEKVTSEGTNATGYIDTMSEHPLPELDKKISNHTEPLSQSTNTKQSPLTTLIKLNQAKAFLNMDTVKMLQSQIEEEKASLEKTRKKLHLNMGEASSLEADLSKTVAQLQAAKAPKPTLEPHDIWLQMKQLNSEKEKHKKTVQDLKYEIGELTSTIEHTRSKTKTLQFRIIMAEKLKEASRRGEAFALADTEKRSNREDPTIATSDVKLSVMEHSALVAKAQESNDTSRKKIDAAMQELDQANQCKVELLERVEEAMSAVETSRKVLDEALKREESANKAKVAAEEMLRRLRSDQVVQNWRLASNNSSMKFKTSAMTPRRAGSGIYDVNGLTLVTTAPKITKTMSIGQILSMKLDSEFEDTGKTTTTTPKRKKVSLGQMLSQKYEVYSPMRIDHDGASRKQFHPRRRRLGFVVYALLLAKQKHRKKQARASCTPGHCSFGSKVVV, from the exons ATGCCCATGGCGGAAGTAGCGCCGCCGCACGCGGCCGCGGGGGGCGACGAGGCGCTGGCGGCAATGCGGGGGCGCGGGGAGGTGGACACGTCGTCCCCGTTCGTGTCCGTGCGGCAGGCCGTCGACcggttcggcggcggcgccgtctcCCCGTGGCGCCAGCCGCCGCAgccatcgccgccgctccAGCTCCGGCCAGAG GAGGTTGAACTTATGAAAGTTGAGGAAGAAACTGTGAAGATCGAGATGGGACTGTTTGTTAAGGAAAGTGAAACATTTAAGGTGCTGAAAGAGTTACAGTCAACAAAGCAGGTTATTGATGACTTGAAGTTACAATTAGAGAAGGTAACATCAGAGGGCACAAACGCAACAGGTTATATTGATACCATGAGCGAACATCCACTTCCTGAATTGGATAAAAAAATAAGTAACCATACCGAGCCACTGAGCCAAAGCACAAATACCAAGCAGTCTCCACTTACCACATTGATCAAGCTGAATCAGGCAAAAGCATTCCTGAATATGGATACTGTCAAGATGTTACAGAGCCAAATAGAGGAGGAGAAAGCATCCCTTGAGAAAACCCGTAAAAAGTTACATCTGAATATGGGCGAAGCTTCATCATTGGAAGCAGATTTGAGCAAAACTGTTGCACAGCTACAAGCAGCAAAAGCGCCCAAACCTACTCTTGAGCCTCATGATATATGGTTGCAGATGAAACAGTTGAattctgaaaaagaaaagcacaaAAAGACTGTCCAGGATTTGAAATACGAGATCGGTGAATTAACTTCCACTATTGAGCACACAAGGTCCAAGACAAAGACTCTTCAGTTCAGGATTATCATGGCTGAAAAACTGAAGGAAGCCTCAAGGCGGGGGGAAGCTTTTGCTCTAGCAGACACAGAAAAGCGAAGCAACAGGGAGGATCcgacaattgctacatccgaTGTCAAACTTTCTGTCATGGAACACTCTGCGCTCGTGGCTAAAGCACAAGAATCAAACGATACCTCTAGGAAGAAAATTGATGCGGCGATGCAAGAGCTCGATCAAGCAAACCAGTGCAAGGTAGAACTTTTGGAAAGAGTAGAGGAAGCAATGTCAGCTGTTGAGACCAGCAGGAAGGTTCTGGATGAGGCCCTAAAGAGAGAGGAGTCCGCAAACAAAGCCAAGGTCGCAGCAGAAGAAATGCTTCGGAGACTGCGGTCTGACCAAGTAGTCCAGAACTGGCGACTGGCCAGCAATAACAGCTCTATGAAGTTCAAGACCTCAGCAATGACACCCCGGAGGGCTGGCTCTGGGATATACGACGTGAATGGCCTGACCTTGGTGACCACCGCACCGAAGATCACGAAGACAATGTCCATTGGGCAGATCCTGAGCATGAAGCTCGACAGCGAGTTCGAAGACACCGGAaagaccaccaccaccacccccaaAAGGAAGAAGGTCTCACTCGGGCAGATGCTAAGCCAGAAGTACGAGGTGTACTCGCCAATGAGGATAGATCACGACGGTGCGTCTCGCAAGCAGTTCCACCCCAGGAGGCGCAGGCTGGGGTTCGTCGTGTACGCGCTGCTTCTTGCCAAGCAGAAGCATAGGAAGAAGCAGGCAAGGGCGTCGTGCACCCCTGGGCATTGCAGCTTCGGCTCTAAGGTTGTTGTGTAG
- the LOC100845477 gene encoding uncharacterized protein LOC100845477, protein MRGREAPRPPGGTETPTSNNNPQMSPLRITHDGEFYARLLTKEIASGGSLGSNPHSFRYYGPGPGPVPFGWESQPGTPKDAPCCRRTLPQAADPAVADVVPAITPPPSYYHLRSAPPNAHSGRMSRSGRKTSKLQGGGSKSKCCYCGCGYGRKLKWSVKIGFIAALFRRIVLGKSRVSSAPSVQSSSSTRWLFSGSSSQEETAGVYDHDYDHYEQPATKGVLRLGLGVRQTPWMVQFCGGRREAGWVHGWP, encoded by the coding sequence ATGAGAGGGCGAGAGGCGCCTCGTCCTCCCGGTGGCACGGAGACGCCCACCAGCAACAACAACCCGCAGATGAGCCCGCTCCGCATCACGCACGACGGCGAGTTCTACGCGCGGCTGCTCACCAAGGAGATCGCCAGCGGCGGCTCCCTCGGCTCCAACCCGCACTCCTTCCGCTACTACGGCCCCGGCCCTGGCCCCGTGCCCTTCGGCTGGGAGTCCCAGCCGGGCACGCCCAAAGACGccccctgctgccgccggaCGCTGCCCCAGGCAGCAGACCCCGCCGTCGCAGACGTCGTCCCGGCCATCACCCCTCCGCCGTCCTACTACCACCTGCGTTCCGCGCCGCCAAACGCCCACAGCGGCAGGATGAGCCGCAGTGGCCGCAAGACGAGCAAGCtgcagggcggcggcagcaagaGCAAGTGCTGCTACTGCGGCTGCGGCTACGGCAGGAAGCTCAAGTGGAGCGTCAAGATCGGCTTCATCGCGGCCCTGTTCCGCCGGATCGTGCTCGGCAAGTCCCGGGTGTCGTCCGCGCCGTCCGTGCAGTCTTCGTCGTCCACCCGCTGGCTCTTCTCCGGCTCGAGCAGCCAGGAAGAGACTGCCGGTGTTTACGATCATGACTACGACCACTACGAGCAGCCGGCGACGAAGGGGGTgctccgcctcggcctcggggtgCGGCAGACCCCGTGGATGGTGCAGTTctgcggcggccggagggaggCCGGCTGGGTGCACGGCTGGCCGTAG